The Mya arenaria isolate MELC-2E11 chromosome 16, ASM2691426v1 genome includes a window with the following:
- the LOC128222324 gene encoding uncharacterized protein LOC128222324: TTTTTTTTTTTTTTTTTTTTTTTTTTTTTTTTTTTTTTTTTTTTPTTTTTTTTTTTTTTTTTTTTTTTTTTTTTTTTTTTTTTTTTSTTTTTTSTTTTTTTTTTTSTTTTTTTTTTTTTTTTTTTTTTTSTTTTTTTTTTTTTTTTTTTTTSTTTTTTTTTTTTTTTTTTTTTTTTTTTTTFTTT; the protein is encoded by the coding sequence actacaactactactactactactactactactactactactactactactactactactactactactactactactactactactactactactactactactactactactactactactactactactcctactactactactactactactactactactactactactactactactactactactactactactactactactactactactactactactactactactactactactactactactacatctactactactactactacatctactactactactactactactactactactacatcaactactactactactactactactactactactactactactactactactactactactactactacatctactactactactactactactactactactactactactactactactactactactactacttctactactactactactactactactactactactactactactactactactactactactactactactactactactactactacttttactactact